The Geobacter sp. AOG2 genome includes a window with the following:
- a CDS encoding TIGR01212 family radical SAM protein (This family includes YhcC from E. coli K-12, an uncharacterized radical SAM protein.) has protein sequence MPTAVHHELRIHSYGHYLRRRFDCRVSKVNVDAGFTCPNRDGSKGTGGCIYCNNVSFSPKDTQSVIPLEEQLSAGMAYHRHRLGSEKFIVYFQKYTNTYASVDVLADLYRRALAHPDVVGISVGTRPDSLTDEALELLTEIARDRYVCLELGLQSGDDAILERINRGHTVDDFVAAVQRAAGRNFDICAHLIHGFPGERPEDFLKSPELIASLPIDSVKLHQLHAVEGTELAAMYRRGEFVPLTLERYVASAADFLERLPARITVQRLYGSAPLAIRVAPQWGLKNNQMWFAVVNELRRRGTWQGYRFN, from the coding sequence TTGCCCACGGCCGTCCATCACGAGTTGCGCATCCACTCCTATGGCCATTACCTGCGGCGGCGCTTCGACTGCCGGGTCAGCAAGGTCAACGTGGATGCCGGTTTTACCTGCCCCAACCGGGACGGCAGCAAAGGGACCGGCGGCTGCATCTACTGTAACAACGTCTCCTTCTCCCCCAAGGACACCCAGTCGGTCATTCCCCTGGAAGAACAACTCTCTGCCGGCATGGCCTACCATCGGCACCGTCTCGGCTCCGAGAAGTTCATCGTCTATTTTCAAAAATACACCAATACCTACGCCTCCGTGGATGTTTTGGCCGACCTCTACCGTCGCGCCCTGGCCCATCCGGACGTGGTCGGCATCTCGGTCGGCACCCGGCCCGACTCTCTGACCGACGAGGCATTGGAGCTGTTGACGGAGATCGCCCGTGACCGTTACGTCTGTCTGGAGTTGGGGCTCCAATCCGGTGATGACGCCATCCTGGAGCGTATCAATCGTGGTCATACCGTGGACGATTTCGTCGCGGCCGTGCAGCGGGCGGCGGGACGAAATTTCGATATCTGCGCCCACCTGATTCATGGCTTTCCCGGTGAACGGCCGGAGGATTTTCTTAAAAGCCCCGAGCTGATCGCCTCCCTGCCGATCGACTCGGTCAAGCTCCATCAACTCCACGCCGTCGAAGGGACCGAATTGGCCGCCATGTACCGCCGTGGCGAGTTCGTACCTCTCACCCTGGAAAGATACGTGGCCTCGGCCGCCGATTTTCTGGAGCGCCTGCCGGCCCGCATCACGGTACAGCGGCTGTACGGCTCGGCGCCGCTGGCGATCAGGGTGGCGCCCCAATGGGGGCTGAAGAACAACCAGATGTGGTTCGCGGTGGTCAACGAACTGCGGCGGCGCGGCACGTGGCAGGGGTATCGGTTCAATTGA
- the gltX gene encoding glutamate--tRNA ligase, which translates to MSDLRVRFAPSPTGYLHVGGARTALFNWLLARKQGGTFILRIEDTDVERSTQESIDAILQAMEWLGLDWDEGPFYQTDNFDLYRDYVQKLLEQGKAYKCYCTAEELEAKRELAMKEGRKPKYDGTCRERGDQPADRPFVVRFRAPQEGEVAFDDLIKGRIAFPAEELDDLIIQRSDGTPTYNFCVVIDDAIMKVTTVIRGDDHVNNTPRQIQLYEALGFPVPAFAHVPMILGDDKARLSKRHGATSVMAYRDMGFLPEALLNYLVRLGWSHGDDEIFSREEMIQKFDINGVGRSASVFNTEKLLWLNAHYIKNTDPTRLAGLLLPHLEKRGIAAQGGPDVVAVVKTLQERAQTLEEMAERAVFYFKAPDSYDEAALAKFDKEHLRAVYDTVADRLATSAAAAVEEVDALFKEICADKGWKMGQVGQPVRIALSGGTQAPGIGEIVMTLGIDETVKRIAKARAAVAA; encoded by the coding sequence ATGTCCGACCTGCGCGTCCGTTTCGCACCCAGCCCAACCGGCTACCTCCATGTGGGGGGAGCCCGTACCGCCCTGTTCAACTGGCTTTTGGCCAGAAAGCAGGGGGGCACCTTCATCCTGCGCATAGAGGACACCGACGTCGAACGCTCCACCCAGGAATCCATCGACGCCATCCTGCAGGCCATGGAATGGCTTGGGCTGGATTGGGACGAGGGTCCCTTTTACCAGACCGACAACTTCGATCTGTACCGGGACTATGTCCAAAAACTGCTGGAGCAGGGGAAGGCCTACAAGTGCTACTGCACGGCGGAAGAGTTGGAGGCCAAGCGTGAGCTGGCCATGAAGGAAGGCCGCAAACCCAAATATGACGGCACCTGCCGTGAACGGGGCGACCAGCCGGCCGACAGGCCGTTCGTCGTCCGTTTCCGTGCCCCCCAGGAAGGGGAAGTGGCCTTTGACGACCTGATCAAGGGCCGCATCGCCTTCCCGGCCGAGGAGTTGGACGACCTGATCATCCAGCGGAGCGACGGCACGCCGACCTACAACTTCTGCGTGGTGATCGACGACGCCATCATGAAGGTCACCACCGTGATCCGCGGTGACGACCACGTGAACAACACACCGCGCCAGATCCAGCTCTACGAGGCGCTTGGCTTTCCGGTGCCCGCGTTCGCCCATGTGCCCATGATCCTGGGTGACGACAAGGCCCGTCTCTCCAAGCGTCACGGCGCCACCAGCGTGATGGCCTACCGGGACATGGGCTTCCTGCCCGAGGCCCTGCTCAACTACCTGGTGCGCCTGGGGTGGAGCCACGGCGACGACGAGATCTTCAGCCGCGAGGAAATGATCCAAAAGTTCGACATCAACGGCGTGGGCCGGTCCGCCAGTGTCTTCAACACGGAGAAGTTGTTGTGGCTGAATGCCCATTACATCAAAAACACCGATCCGACCCGACTGGCCGGACTGCTGTTGCCCCATCTGGAAAAGCGCGGCATAGCCGCCCAGGGCGGCCCCGATGTGGTCGCGGTGGTAAAGACGCTCCAGGAACGGGCCCAGACCCTGGAAGAGATGGCCGAGCGGGCCGTGTTCTATTTCAAGGCCCCCGACTCCTACGACGAGGCGGCCCTGGCCAAGTTCGACAAGGAACACCTGCGGGCGGTCTACGACACGGTGGCCGACAGGCTGGCAACTTCCGCCGCTGCCGCGGTCGAAGAGGTCGATGCCCTGTTCAAGGAGATCTGTGCCGACAAGGGGTGGAAGATGGGCCAGGTTGGGCAGCCGGTGCGCATCGCCCTTTCGGGCGGTACCCAGGCCCCCGGCATCGGCGAGATCGTCATGACCCTGGGGATCGATGAAACCGTCAAGCGGATTGCCAAGGCGCGGGCGGCTGTGGCGGCATAG
- the uvrB gene encoding excinuclease ABC subunit UvrB: MSSRESIFNLTTTYTPRGDQPQAIAELVEGVERGDQHQVLLGVTGSGKTFTVANVIAQTGRPALVLAPNKTLAAQLYGEFKELFPDNAVEYFVSYYDYYQPEAYLPTTDTFIEKDSSINDEIDKMRHSATRSLLTRRDVIIVASVSCIYGIGSPEAYASLHIFFHQGEEYGRDTLLRKLVEIQYERNDMDFHRGAFRVRGDVVEVFPAYDSDKALRIEFFGDEVEAISEIDPLRGVVLQKLTKCAIYPASHYVSTRETLERAVEQIRTDLGERLRYFGERNMLLEAQRIEQRTFFDIEMMEEMGFCQGIENYSRYFDGRSEGEPPYTLIDYFPEDFVLFVDESHITIPQVGGMYRGDRSRKETLVQYGFRLPAALDNRPLNFQEFEKRIRQAVYVSATPADFEMERSGGVFVEQVIRPTGLVDPKIEIRPATAAGAALGQVDDLLHEVRETVAKGERVLVTTLTKRMAEELTNYYQELGVKVRYLHSDIVTIERMQILRDLRLGEFDVLVGINLLREGLDLPEVSLVAILDADKEGFLRSARSLIQTCGRAARNVGGRVLMYADTVTRSMQACIDETERRRAKQLAYNEEFGITPETVKKSMGTILGSIEEKDYYTPAGGVAETAEEYVAPKEIPKLVKKLRKEMLAAAKALDFESAAKLRDRIKRLEEMELALR; the protein is encoded by the coding sequence ATGAGTTCGCGTGAATCCATATTCAACCTGACCACAACCTATACCCCCCGCGGCGACCAGCCCCAGGCCATTGCCGAACTGGTGGAAGGGGTCGAGCGCGGCGACCAGCACCAGGTGCTCCTGGGGGTGACCGGCTCGGGCAAGACCTTCACCGTGGCCAACGTCATTGCCCAGACCGGGCGGCCGGCCCTGGTGCTGGCCCCCAACAAGACCCTGGCGGCCCAGCTCTATGGCGAGTTCAAGGAGCTCTTCCCGGACAACGCCGTGGAGTATTTCGTCTCCTACTACGACTACTACCAGCCGGAAGCCTACCTCCCCACCACCGACACCTTCATCGAGAAGGACTCCTCGATCAACGACGAGATCGACAAGATGCGCCATTCGGCCACCCGCAGCCTCCTGACCCGGCGCGACGTGATCATTGTGGCCTCGGTCTCCTGCATCTACGGCATCGGCTCGCCCGAGGCCTACGCCAGCCTGCATATCTTTTTCCACCAGGGGGAGGAGTACGGCCGCGACACCCTGTTGAGAAAACTGGTGGAGATCCAGTACGAACGCAACGACATGGATTTCCACCGCGGCGCCTTCCGGGTGCGGGGCGACGTGGTGGAGGTCTTCCCGGCCTACGACAGCGACAAGGCACTGCGCATCGAGTTCTTCGGCGACGAGGTGGAGGCCATCAGCGAGATCGACCCGTTGCGGGGCGTGGTGCTCCAGAAGTTGACCAAGTGCGCCATCTACCCGGCCTCCCATTACGTTTCCACCCGCGAGACCCTGGAACGGGCGGTGGAGCAGATCCGCACGGACCTGGGGGAGCGTCTCCGCTATTTCGGGGAACGGAACATGCTGCTGGAGGCCCAACGTATCGAGCAGCGCACCTTTTTCGACATCGAGATGATGGAGGAGATGGGGTTCTGCCAGGGGATCGAGAACTATTCCCGTTATTTCGACGGCCGCAGTGAGGGGGAGCCCCCCTACACCCTGATCGACTATTTCCCCGAGGATTTCGTGCTCTTCGTGGACGAGTCCCACATCACTATTCCCCAGGTTGGGGGCATGTACCGGGGGGACCGCAGCCGTAAGGAGACCCTGGTGCAGTATGGTTTCCGCCTGCCGGCGGCCCTGGACAACCGGCCGCTCAACTTCCAGGAGTTCGAGAAGCGTATCCGTCAGGCGGTGTACGTCTCGGCCACGCCGGCGGATTTCGAGATGGAGCGGAGCGGCGGCGTTTTCGTGGAGCAGGTCATTCGCCCCACCGGATTGGTGGACCCGAAGATCGAGATCCGGCCCGCCACGGCGGCGGGTGCTGCCCTCGGCCAGGTGGACGATCTCCTCCACGAGGTCCGGGAGACCGTGGCCAAGGGTGAGCGGGTGCTGGTGACCACCCTGACCAAGCGCATGGCCGAGGAATTGACCAACTATTATCAGGAGTTGGGCGTCAAGGTGCGTTATCTGCACTCGGATATCGTCACCATCGAGCGGATGCAGATCCTGCGCGACCTCAGGCTGGGGGAATTCGACGTGCTGGTGGGCATCAACCTGTTGCGGGAGGGACTGGACTTGCCGGAGGTTTCCCTGGTGGCCATCCTGGACGCGGACAAGGAGGGGTTCCTCCGTTCCGCCCGCTCCCTGATCCAGACCTGCGGCCGGGCCGCCCGCAACGTGGGAGGCCGGGTGCTGATGTACGCCGATACGGTGACCCGCTCCATGCAGGCCTGCATCGACGAGACCGAGCGCCGCCGCGCCAAGCAGCTGGCCTACAATGAAGAATTCGGCATCACCCCCGAGACGGTCAAAAAAAGCATGGGCACGATCCTGGGTTCCATCGAGGAGAAGGATTACTACACCCCGGCGGGGGGCGTGGCCGAGACGGCCGAGGAGTACGTGGCCCCCAAGGAGATCCCCAAGCTGGTCAAAAAGCTGCGCAAGGAGATGCTGGCGGCGGCCAAGGCCCTGGATTTCGAAAGCGCCGCCAAGCTGCGGGACCGGATCAAGCGGCTGGAGGAGATGGAGTTGGCTTTGCGGTGA
- a CDS encoding winged helix-turn-helix transcriptional regulator — protein sequence MTLNPEHLTSHYHETGTLAPATVKAFRKLILAHHRTNPRPMPWRETRDPYRILVSEIMLQQTQVERVKAKYAEFLASFPTLADLAAAPLPSVLQVWQGLGYNRRALALKRCAEEIVDHFAGRFPTAIEELEALPGIGPYTARAVATFAFGAAEPFIETNIRTVFIHFFFHNRDQVGDREIMPLVAATLDRADPRTWYYGLMDYGVLLKQNHPNPGRRSAHHTRQSKFEGSNRQLRSRMLREVMEQPGITAGKLAELLGAEPEAVKRNLEAMEREGFLYKQGKGMGIKG from the coding sequence TTGACATTGAACCCTGAACACCTCACCAGCCATTACCACGAAACCGGCACCCTCGCCCCCGCAACGGTCAAGGCCTTCCGGAAACTTATCCTGGCCCACCACCGCACCAACCCCCGCCCCATGCCGTGGCGCGAGACCCGCGACCCCTATCGCATCCTGGTTTCCGAGATCATGCTCCAGCAGACCCAGGTGGAACGGGTCAAGGCCAAGTATGCCGAGTTTCTGGCGTCCTTTCCCACGCTTGCCGACCTGGCCGCCGCGCCGCTGCCCTCCGTGTTGCAGGTGTGGCAGGGGCTGGGCTACAACCGTCGCGCCCTGGCCCTCAAACGGTGTGCCGAAGAGATCGTGGACCACTTCGCCGGACGGTTTCCCACGGCCATAGAGGAGTTGGAAGCCCTGCCCGGCATCGGCCCGTACACGGCCCGGGCCGTGGCGACCTTTGCCTTCGGGGCCGCGGAGCCCTTCATCGAGACCAATATCCGCACGGTCTTCATCCATTTCTTTTTCCACAACAGGGACCAGGTGGGAGACCGGGAGATCATGCCCCTGGTCGCCGCTACGTTAGACAGAGCCGACCCCCGCACGTGGTACTACGGGCTGATGGATTACGGCGTGCTGCTCAAGCAGAACCACCCCAACCCGGGCCGCCGCAGCGCCCACCACACCCGGCAGTCGAAATTCGAGGGGTCGAATCGCCAGTTGCGTAGCCGCATGCTGCGGGAGGTCATGGAGCAGCCGGGGATAACGGCGGGAAAATTGGCCGAACTGCTCGGGGCCGAGCCGGAGGCGGTGAAGCGCAACCTGGAGGCCATGGAGCGCGAGGGGTTTCTCTACAAACAGGGGAAAGGGATGGGGATCAAGGGATAA
- a CDS encoding cytochrome c7 gives MKKTVIAILAIAAFAGTAFAADVITLKRGVTFNHKAHQEMLKDCTKCHASATGGKIEGFGKDWAHKNCKGCHSTMGKGPTSCKDCHK, from the coding sequence ATGAAAAAGACCGTAATCGCCATCCTCGCCATCGCAGCTTTTGCCGGGACCGCTTTTGCCGCCGACGTGATCACCCTGAAAAGGGGCGTCACGTTCAATCACAAAGCCCATCAGGAAATGCTGAAGGACTGTACGAAATGCCATGCCTCCGCAACCGGCGGCAAGATCGAAGGCTTCGGCAAGGACTGGGCTCACAAGAACTGCAAAGGTTGCCACAGCACCATGGGCAAAGGCCCGACCTCCTGCAAAGACTGCCACAAGTAA
- the gspG gene encoding type II secretion system major pseudopilin GspG: MMKQFNNRHGFTLIEIMVVIVILALLAALVGPKIMGRTDDAKIETTKTQIRSLESALKLYKLDNGVYPSTEQGLNSLVTKPTVGVIPKNYKEGGYLESKNVPKDGWSNDFLYVSPGEHGDYDLYSYGADGAKGGEGKNADIDSWDLK; the protein is encoded by the coding sequence ATGATGAAACAATTCAACAACAGACACGGCTTCACCCTTATCGAGATCATGGTGGTGATCGTCATTCTGGCACTCCTGGCCGCGCTGGTCGGACCCAAGATCATGGGCCGTACCGATGACGCCAAGATTGAGACCACCAAGACCCAGATCAGAAGCCTGGAATCGGCTCTTAAACTGTATAAACTCGATAACGGCGTCTACCCTTCAACGGAACAGGGATTGAATTCACTGGTGACAAAGCCGACCGTGGGCGTCATCCCCAAAAACTATAAGGAGGGCGGCTACCTGGAGAGCAAGAATGTGCCCAAGGATGGCTGGAGTAACGACTTCCTGTATGTTTCGCCGGGTGAGCACGGCGATTATGATCTCTACTCCTACGGTGCCGACGGTGCCAAGGGGGGCGAAGGGAAGAACGCCGATATCGACAGTTGGGATTTGAAATAA